Proteins found in one Plasmodium chabaudi chabaudi strain AS genome assembly, chromosome: 5 genomic segment:
- a CDS encoding deoxyribose-phosphate aldolase, putative → MANYTEKFAAWSVICLTDHTFLDENGTEDDIRELCKESVRTCPFAAAVCVYPKFVKFINEKIKQEINPFKPKIACVINFPHGTDDMEKILNDTKKAVEDGADEIDLVINYKKIIENVDEGLKEATKITQSVKNLLNNKVLKVIIEVGELKTEELIVKTTLAVLDGNADFVKTSTGKVQVHATPSSVEYIIKAIKEHIQNHPEKTNKIGLKVSGGISDLNTASHYILLARRFLSALACHPDNFRIGSSSLVIKLRKVIAQCPS, encoded by the coding sequence aTGGCTAACTATACAGAAAAATTTGCAGCGTGGTCAGTTATTTGCTTAACTGATCATACCTTTTTGGACGAAAATGGTACTGAAGATGATATAAGGGAATTATGTAAAGAGTCAGTTAGGACATGCCCATTCGCAGCAGCAGTTTGTGTATATCcaaaatttgtaaaatttattaatgaaaaaataaaacaagaaATAAATCCATTTAAGCCCAAAATCGCATGTGTAATCAATTTCCCACATGGAACAGAtgatatggaaaaaattcTTAACGATACAAAAAAAGCGGTGGAGGATGGAGCTGATGAAATTGACTTGgtcataaattataaaaaaattatagaaaaTGTTGATGAAGGATTAAAAGAAGCTACTAAAATAACACAAAgtgttaaaaatttattaaacaaTAAAGTATTAAAAGTTATTATTGAAGTTGGTGAACTTAAAACTGAAGAATTAATTGTAAAAACAACATTAGCTGTCCTTGATGGAAATGCAGATTTTGTAAAAACATCAACAGGAAAAGTCCAAGTTCATGCAACACCTTCTTCAgttgaatatattataaaagcaATAAAAGAACATATACAAAATCATCCTGAAAAAACGAATAAAATTGGATTAAAAGTATCTGGTGGTATATCCGATTTAAATACAGCTAgccattatattttattagcaAGAAGATTTTTAAGTGCTCTTGCATGTCATCCAGATAATTTCAGGATTGGCTCATCATCATTAGTAATCAAATTGAGAAAAGTTATTGCCCAGTGTCCATCATAA
- a CDS encoding ATP-dependent RNA helicase ROK1, putative produces MYEKNKMDVVKKLTYGLNLKNNDLMGLKEENLKPLKNIININTPTVSDINNNKKKGIIKDCESIKFLNFKKNEKLVSTYMRENDINIEYFNLNRVVTPIRFFNDIADYIENKDYDNNKTIHNVDKLDNSPCPKINKENNDDNIISENNVNPLKEEINTVNENIEIGDNKIKSDEIKKLMNTIKNTLRFEYPTCIQKICIPSILNGFNTICISQTGSGKTCAFLIPLLLKLISHDNINNNEGTDLFYFRSLVIVPTVELAIQIYEHAIILFESFRKFNIINLQNKEIEINKNVDVCICTPLVLLQLLEKEKKISLQKCFYIVFDEVDKLFEIKFLEHVNCLLNKIKNIKIQKIFTTATLPGKVKSFINTLCVNYTIVYFGKNINTINNNIKQELIYVNNEDDKFIVLNNLIKNKEIHIPVLIFTDSIEKCKYIYKNLIKSMTSINTNNINYTSYVDTLTSDKSKEERNKIFQKLKSGNIWYLVCTDVLSRGIDINGIETVINYDVCYDKYNYIHRIGRVCRSDNKKEGKAITFFTKDNIKYMKDIVRFVKNSGTKIPEYLENYRFAPIPKFKHFAKGHQKGNSKNKEKANTKKVKKAKKKGKHTEKKDKQNS; encoded by the coding sequence atgtatgaaaaaaacaaaatggatGTAGTAAAGAAGTTAACATATggattaaatttaaaaaataacgatTTGATGGGTTTAAAAGAGGAAAATTTAAAGCccctaaaaaatataataaatataaatactcCTACAGTAtcagatataaataataataaaaaaaaagggataataaaagattgtgaatctataaaatttttaaattttaaaaaaaatgaaaagttAGTGAGCACATATATGAGAGAAAATGACATAAATATCGAgtattttaatttgaaCAGAGTTGTAACCCCTATTCGTTTTTTCAATGATATTGCTGattatattgaaaataaagactATGATAATAACAAGACTATTCATAATGTAGATAAACTTGATAATAGTCCTTgtccaaaaataaataaagaaaacaatgatgataatattatttcagAAAATAATGTGAATCCTTTAAAAGAGGAAATAAATACtgttaatgaaaatatagaaataggagataacaaaataaaaagtgatgaaataaaaaagcttatgaatacaataaaaaatacattacGTTTTGAATATCCAACATgcattcaaaaaatatgtataccATCAATTTTAAATGGGTTTAATACAATTTGTATTTCTCAAACTGGGAGTGGTAAGACATGTGCCTTTTTAATTCCACTTCTTCTCAAACTAATTAGTCATGacaatataaacaataatgAAGGTACTGACTTGTTTTACTTTCGAAGTCTTGTAATTGTTCCAACTGTTGAGCTAGCTATCCAAATTTATGAACAtgcaataattttatttgagtCGTTCAGAAAATTTAACATAATTAATCTTCAAAACAAAGAAATtgaaattaacaaaaatgttGACGTATGTATATGTACACCCTTAGTACTTTTACAGTTAttggaaaaagaaaaaaaaataagtttgcaaaaatgtttttatatagttTTTGATGAAGTAGATAAactttttgaaataaaatttttagaaCATGTCAAttgtttattaaataaaatcaaaaatataaaaattcaaaaaatatttacaacaGCTACACTACCAGGAAAGGTTAaatcatttataaatacattatgTGTAAATTATACTATCGTTTATTTTggcaaaaatataaatacaataaataataatattaaacaagaattaatatatgtaaataatgaagatgataaatttattgttttaaataatttaataaaaaataaagaaatacatatacccgttttaatatttacagATAGTAtagaaaaatgtaaatatatttataaaaatttgataaaatcTATGACTAGtattaatacaaataatataaattatacatCCTATGTTGATACATTGACTTCTGATAAATCAAAAgaagaaagaaataaaatatttcaaaaactTAAATCTGGAAATATATGGTACCTTGTATGTACTGATGTTTTAAGTAGAGGTATAGATATAAATGGAATTGAAACtgttataaattatgatgtatgctatgataaatataattatattcacAGAATCGGTAGAGTATGTCGATccgataataaaaaagaaggtAAAGCAatcacattttttacaaaagataatattaaatatatgaaggATATCGTAAGGTTTGTTAAAAACAGTGGAACTAAAATTCCAGAGTATTTAGAAAACTATAGGTTTGCCCCGATACCAAAATTTAAGCACTTTGCTAAGGGTCACCAAAAGGGGAACagcaaaaataaagaaaaggcAAACACGAAAAAGGTTAAGAAGGCAAAAAAGAAGGGAAAACACACAGAAAAAAAGGATAAACAGAATAGTTAA